Proteins encoded by one window of Camelus bactrianus isolate YW-2024 breed Bactrian camel chromosome 9, ASM4877302v1, whole genome shotgun sequence:
- the ZNF576 gene encoding zinc finger protein 576 isoform X1: MSPGKRQAKAGVPVTTEDPHPKETMEQQDSSKERSLQSPEGDICHLGALQCTRCLITFADSKFQERHMKREHPADFVAQKLQGVLFICFTCARSFPSSKALIAHQRSHGPAARPSQSAAPTTTQPTFPCPDCGKTFGQAASLRRHRQVHEARASPGPFACTECGQDFTQEAGLHQHYIRHARGEL; encoded by the exons ATGTCTCCTGGGAAGAGGCAGGCTAAAGC AGGTGTCCCAGTCACCACGGAGGACCCGCACCCCAAAGAGACCATGGAGCAGCAGGATTCGTCCAAGGAAAGAAGTCTCCAAAGTCCAGAAGGCGACATCT GCCACCTGGGGGCCCTGCAGTGCACCCGCTGCCTCATCACCTTCGCCGATTCCAAGTTCCAGGAGCGTCACATGAAGCGGGAGCACCCAGCGGACTTCGTGGCCCAGAAGCTGCAGGGGGTCCTCTTCATCTGCTTCACCTGCGCCcgctctttcccctcctccaaggCCCTGATCGCCCACCAGCGCAGCCACGGTCCAGCAGCCAGACCCTCCCAGTCAGCTgcacccaccaccacccagcccACCTTCCCCTGTCCTGACTGTGGCAAGACCTTTGGGCAGGCTGCTTCTCTGAGGCGGCACCGCCAGGTGCACGAGGCCCGTGCCTCCCCGGGCCCCTTCGCCTGCACTGAGTGTGGTCAGGACTTTACCCAGGAAGCAGGGCTGCATCAACACTACATCCGGCATGCCCGGGGGGAGCTCTGA
- the ZNF576 gene encoding zinc finger protein 576 isoform X2: MEQQDSSKERSLQSPEGDICHLGALQCTRCLITFADSKFQERHMKREHPADFVAQKLQGVLFICFTCARSFPSSKALIAHQRSHGPAARPSQSAAPTTTQPTFPCPDCGKTFGQAASLRRHRQVHEARASPGPFACTECGQDFTQEAGLHQHYIRHARGEL, encoded by the exons ATGGAGCAGCAGGATTCGTCCAAGGAAAGAAGTCTCCAAAGTCCAGAAGGCGACATCT GCCACCTGGGGGCCCTGCAGTGCACCCGCTGCCTCATCACCTTCGCCGATTCCAAGTTCCAGGAGCGTCACATGAAGCGGGAGCACCCAGCGGACTTCGTGGCCCAGAAGCTGCAGGGGGTCCTCTTCATCTGCTTCACCTGCGCCcgctctttcccctcctccaaggCCCTGATCGCCCACCAGCGCAGCCACGGTCCAGCAGCCAGACCCTCCCAGTCAGCTgcacccaccaccacccagcccACCTTCCCCTGTCCTGACTGTGGCAAGACCTTTGGGCAGGCTGCTTCTCTGAGGCGGCACCGCCAGGTGCACGAGGCCCGTGCCTCCCCGGGCCCCTTCGCCTGCACTGAGTGTGGTCAGGACTTTACCCAGGAAGCAGGGCTGCATCAACACTACATCCGGCATGCCCGGGGGGAGCTCTGA
- the IRGQ gene encoding immunity-related GTPase family Q protein isoform X2, giving the protein MPTPRGDVTVLFLGPPGSGKSALIAALCDKDVETVEIPDGRPDSGLPSLRAAGPGLFLGELSCPPAAPGPWAAEANVLNEAQARNQTAALLDSAGLGAAALFVVPTDCRSSDGCEELERLRAALRSQAEALQRLLPPAQDGFEVLGAAELEAVREAFETGGLEAALSWVRAGLERLGSARLDLAVAGRADMDLVLDLLLGLDPEDPSAVPASAPEGPTPYPAPERPNVVLWTVPLGSEGTAATPHPTHYDALILVTPGAPTEKDWARVRPLVLPDAPLVCVRTDGEGEDPEALEEEETAEKPSGESLENAGGGGVENARSEEMEKRGPRSQKAGGGVGSEEAGSESLQPVGMGVKRSGSGDSERAAALSPEDETWEVLEEAPPPVFPLRPGGLPGLCEWLRRALPPAQAGALLLALPPASPRAARTKAAALRAGAWRPALLASLAAAAAPVPGLGWACDVALLRGQLAEWRRALGLEPAALARRERALGLAPGVLAERTRFPGPVTRAEVEARLGSWAGEGTAGGAALGALSFLWPAGGAAATGGLGYRASHGVLLQALDEMRADAEAVLAPQVPAQ; this is encoded by the exons ATGCCTACGCCGCGGGGTGACGTGACGGTCTTGTTCCTCGGGCCTCCGGGCTCAGGAAAGTCTGCGCTGATCGCAGCGCTGTGCGACAAGGATGTGGAGACGGTAGAGATCCCCGACGGACGGCCGGATTCCGGGCTCCCCAGCTTGAGAGCTGCGGGCCCTGGCCTCTTCCTGGGCGAGCTGAGCTGTCCACCCGCAGCGCCGGGGCCCTGGGCAGCGGAGGCCAACGTGCTG AATGAAGCTCAGGCCCGGAATCAGACAGCGGCCCTGCTGGACAGCGCCGGGTTGGGAGCCGCGGCTCTCTTCGTGGTACCGACAGACTGCCGCAGCAGCGACGGCTGCGAGGAGCTGGAGCGCCTGCGGGCGGCGCTGCGGAGCCAGGCGGAGGCGCTGCAGAG GCTCCTGCCACCCGCTCAGGATGGCTTTGAGGTCCTGGGCGCTGCAGAGTTGGAGGCTGTGCGCGAGGCCTTCGAGACCGGTGGCCTGGAGGCGGCGCTGTCGTGGGTTCGCGCCGGCCTGGAGCGACTGGGCAGCGCGCGCCTGGACCTGGCCGTGGCGGGTAGGGCTGACATGGACCTTGTGCTGGACTTGCTACTCGGGTTAGATCCTGAAGACCCAAGTGCGGTGCCTGCGTCGGCGCCCGAGGGGCCCACGCCCTACCCGGCCCCAGAGCGCCCCAACGTGGTGCTCTGGACCGTGCCTCTGGGCTCCGAGGgcactgctgccaccccccacccaacCCACTATGACGCTCTCATCCTTGTCACCCCTGGGGCCCCCACTGAGAAGGACTGGGCCCGGGTCCGGCCCTTGGTGCTACCAGATGCGCCGCTGGTCTGCGTGCGAACAGACGGCGAGGGCGAGGATCCGGAGGCTctggaagaagaggaaacagcGGAGAAGCCCAGCGGCGAGAGCTTAGAAAACGCCGGCGGAGGGGGTGTTGAGAACGCACGcagtgaggaaatggagaaacgTGGCCCCAGATCGCAGAAAGCAGGCGGCGGGGTAGGTTCAGAGGAAGCAGGCAGCGAGAGTTTGCAGCCGGTTGGCATGGGCGTGAAGAGATCAGGCAGCGGGGACTCAGAGCGCGCGGCCGCCTTGAGCCCGGAGGACGAGACGTGGGAGGTGCTGGAGGAGGCGCCGCCGCCGGTGTTCCCGCTGCGGCCGGGCGGACTCCCGGGGCTGTGCGAGTGGCTGCGGCGCGCGCTGCCCCCGGCCCAGGCAGGAGCGCTGCTGCTGGCGCTGCCACCCGCGTCTCCCCGCGCAGCCCGAACCAAGGCTGCGGCGCTGCGGGCCGGGGCGTGGCGGCCGGCCCTGCTGGCGAGCCTGGCGGCGGCGGCAGCTCCAGtaccagggctgggctgggcgtgCGACGTGGCGCTCCTGCGCGGTCAGCTGGCGGAGTGGCGGCGGGCGCTGGGGCTGGAACCCGCGGCGCTGGCACGACGCGAGCGCGCGCTAGGTCTGGCGCCAGGGGTGCTGGCCGAGCGGACGCGCTTCCCGGGTCCGGTGACGCGCGCCGAAGTCGAGGCGAGGCTGGGCTCGTGGGCGGGCGAGGGCACCGCCGGGGGCGCGGCCCTGGGCGCGCTCTCCTTCCTGTGGCCCGCGGGCGGCGCGGCGGCCACCGGCGGCCTGGGCTACCGCGCGTCGCACGGCGTCCTGCTGCAGGCGCTCGACGAGATGCGGGCCGACGCCGAGGCAGTGCTGGCACCGCAGGTGCCCGCGCAGTGA
- the IRGQ gene encoding immunity-related GTPase family Q protein isoform X1 — MPTPRGDVTVLFLGPPGSGKSALIAALCDKDVETVEIPDGRPDSGLPSLRAAGPGLFLGELSCPPAAPGPWAAEANVLVLVLPGPEGNGEPLAPELGEAARAALARGTPLLAVRNLRPGDSQNEAQARNQTAALLDSAGLGAAALFVVPTDCRSSDGCEELERLRAALRSQAEALQRLLPPAQDGFEVLGAAELEAVREAFETGGLEAALSWVRAGLERLGSARLDLAVAGRADMDLVLDLLLGLDPEDPSAVPASAPEGPTPYPAPERPNVVLWTVPLGSEGTAATPHPTHYDALILVTPGAPTEKDWARVRPLVLPDAPLVCVRTDGEGEDPEALEEEETAEKPSGESLENAGGGGVENARSEEMEKRGPRSQKAGGGVGSEEAGSESLQPVGMGVKRSGSGDSERAAALSPEDETWEVLEEAPPPVFPLRPGGLPGLCEWLRRALPPAQAGALLLALPPASPRAARTKAAALRAGAWRPALLASLAAAAAPVPGLGWACDVALLRGQLAEWRRALGLEPAALARRERALGLAPGVLAERTRFPGPVTRAEVEARLGSWAGEGTAGGAALGALSFLWPAGGAAATGGLGYRASHGVLLQALDEMRADAEAVLAPQVPAQ; from the exons ATGCCTACGCCGCGGGGTGACGTGACGGTCTTGTTCCTCGGGCCTCCGGGCTCAGGAAAGTCTGCGCTGATCGCAGCGCTGTGCGACAAGGATGTGGAGACGGTAGAGATCCCCGACGGACGGCCGGATTCCGGGCTCCCCAGCTTGAGAGCTGCGGGCCCTGGCCTCTTCCTGGGCGAGCTGAGCTGTCCACCCGCAGCGCCGGGGCCCTGGGCAGCGGAGGCCAACGTGCTGGTACTGGTGCTGCCCGGACCGGAGGGGAATGGGGAGCCCTTGGCTccagagctgggggaggcagcACGGGCCGCCCTAGCCCGAGGGACCCCGCTGCTGGCTGTGCGGAACCTCCGTCCTGGGGATTCACAGAATGAAGCTCAGGCCCGGAATCAGACAGCGGCCCTGCTGGACAGCGCCGGGTTGGGAGCCGCGGCTCTCTTCGTGGTACCGACAGACTGCCGCAGCAGCGACGGCTGCGAGGAGCTGGAGCGCCTGCGGGCGGCGCTGCGGAGCCAGGCGGAGGCGCTGCAGAG GCTCCTGCCACCCGCTCAGGATGGCTTTGAGGTCCTGGGCGCTGCAGAGTTGGAGGCTGTGCGCGAGGCCTTCGAGACCGGTGGCCTGGAGGCGGCGCTGTCGTGGGTTCGCGCCGGCCTGGAGCGACTGGGCAGCGCGCGCCTGGACCTGGCCGTGGCGGGTAGGGCTGACATGGACCTTGTGCTGGACTTGCTACTCGGGTTAGATCCTGAAGACCCAAGTGCGGTGCCTGCGTCGGCGCCCGAGGGGCCCACGCCCTACCCGGCCCCAGAGCGCCCCAACGTGGTGCTCTGGACCGTGCCTCTGGGCTCCGAGGgcactgctgccaccccccacccaacCCACTATGACGCTCTCATCCTTGTCACCCCTGGGGCCCCCACTGAGAAGGACTGGGCCCGGGTCCGGCCCTTGGTGCTACCAGATGCGCCGCTGGTCTGCGTGCGAACAGACGGCGAGGGCGAGGATCCGGAGGCTctggaagaagaggaaacagcGGAGAAGCCCAGCGGCGAGAGCTTAGAAAACGCCGGCGGAGGGGGTGTTGAGAACGCACGcagtgaggaaatggagaaacgTGGCCCCAGATCGCAGAAAGCAGGCGGCGGGGTAGGTTCAGAGGAAGCAGGCAGCGAGAGTTTGCAGCCGGTTGGCATGGGCGTGAAGAGATCAGGCAGCGGGGACTCAGAGCGCGCGGCCGCCTTGAGCCCGGAGGACGAGACGTGGGAGGTGCTGGAGGAGGCGCCGCCGCCGGTGTTCCCGCTGCGGCCGGGCGGACTCCCGGGGCTGTGCGAGTGGCTGCGGCGCGCGCTGCCCCCGGCCCAGGCAGGAGCGCTGCTGCTGGCGCTGCCACCCGCGTCTCCCCGCGCAGCCCGAACCAAGGCTGCGGCGCTGCGGGCCGGGGCGTGGCGGCCGGCCCTGCTGGCGAGCCTGGCGGCGGCGGCAGCTCCAGtaccagggctgggctgggcgtgCGACGTGGCGCTCCTGCGCGGTCAGCTGGCGGAGTGGCGGCGGGCGCTGGGGCTGGAACCCGCGGCGCTGGCACGACGCGAGCGCGCGCTAGGTCTGGCGCCAGGGGTGCTGGCCGAGCGGACGCGCTTCCCGGGTCCGGTGACGCGCGCCGAAGTCGAGGCGAGGCTGGGCTCGTGGGCGGGCGAGGGCACCGCCGGGGGCGCGGCCCTGGGCGCGCTCTCCTTCCTGTGGCCCGCGGGCGGCGCGGCGGCCACCGGCGGCCTGGGCTACCGCGCGTCGCACGGCGTCCTGCTGCAGGCGCTCGACGAGATGCGGGCCGACGCCGAGGCAGTGCTGGCACCGCAGGTGCCCGCGCAGTGA
- the PINLYP gene encoding phospholipase A2 inhibitor and Ly6/PLAUR domain-containing protein, producing MGAEDLGLQVHSSIMRLFTKPETFLMASALLCALLGLGYPLSCEVCTGPGPTCSGSVKTCDSHQDSCVVIVAETSKKSYRSVNTHKGCIKSSACSTGFLSITVGPENYMVSNTHCCQSDGCNHDAVPAPQNNRTENGLQCPTCIAPFKETCSSTKEVLCVGQETHCVAFVGKVQAGIKFATQGCATKNTCHTKPGTLVPSASHTYVISQVNCLPGPQPSGKAK from the exons ATGGGAGCTGAGGATCTGGGATTGCAGGTTCACTCGTCCATCATGAGGCTCTTCACGAAACCTGAGACCTTCCTGATGGCCTCTGCACTGCTCTGTGCTCTCCTAGGTCTGG GGTACCCACTAAGCTGTGAGGTGTGTACGGGCCCCGGACCCACCTGCAGTGGAAGTGTGAAGACTTGCGACTCCCATCAGGACTCCTGCGTGGTCATCGTGGCTGAGACAAGCAAAA aGAGCTACCGGTCAGTGAACACCCACAAGGGATGCATCAAGTCTAGCGCCTGCAGCACTGGTTTCCTCTCCATCACTGTGGGCCCTGAGAACTACATGGTGTCCAACACACACTGCTGCCAGAGCGACGGCTGCAACCATGATGCGGTGCCTG CTCCCCAGAACAATCGTACTGAGAACGGCCTCCAGTGCCCTACCTGCATCGCACCCTTCAAGGAAACATGCTCCTCGACTAAGGAAGTCCTCTGCGTTGGCCAGGAAACCCACTGCGTCGCCTTTGTTGGCAAAGTGCAGGCTG GTATCAAGTTTGCTACTCAGGGCTGTGCTACAAAGAATACCTGCCACACCAAGCCTGGGACCCTGGTGCCCTCAGCCTCCCACACCTATGTCATCAGCCAAGTCAATTgcctcccaggcccccagcctTCTGGCAAGGCTAAGTGA